Within Sorangiineae bacterium MSr11367, the genomic segment GTGAGCTCCACGGCACGCTGGAGATCGTGCTCGCCGGCGTGGGAGATGGCGAAGCGCATGCCCAGGCTTTGCAGGAAGCCCTCGTTTGGCCCGGTGAAGGTCTCCTCGGCGCGCTTTCGCTGGTCGTCTTCGATGTACATCTGCCGCCGGCGCGCGGAATCGGAGGTGATGAACCGAGGAATCAAGCGCCGGTCGGCCACGAGCTCGCCGTACGTTTCCGCGGGGGCACATTGAACTTCGGCGTGCGTACTGGCCACTTCACCGCGCTCGAAGGGATCGTCGTCGATGAATAAGATGCTGTCGGCGCCGATGTTGAGGTTCTGGCGAATGCGCGCGATCGACTCCGATTTGGCGCCCCAATGGATCTCCGGGTAAAGAAAATAGTGCCACAAGCCCTCCTCCCGAAGCTTGGTCGCGGCGTCCTCGAAGTTGTTCTTGCTGGCAATCGAAAGCAAAATCCCGCGCTCGTCCAGGGTGCGTAGGATGCTCGGGATCTCCGGCTTCAGCGCGACGGCGCCCGATTCCGTCAGGACGCCGTCCCACAGCGTGCCATCGAGATCCCAGACGACGCATTTGACGTCTTTTCCTTCCGCCCGCATCATGGTGTCTCCGCGTAATCGAAAAAGCCTTTTCCACTCTTTCGCCCGAGCAGCCCGGCGTCGACCATCTTCACCAGAAGAGGGCACGGTCGGAATTTGGGATCGCAGTAGCTCTGGTAGAGCACCTCCAGGGAGTGGAGGATCGTATCCAGGCCGATCAGATCGCCGGTGGCCAACGGCCCCATTTTGTGCCCGAACCCATCGGTGAAAATGCGATCCACCTTGTCCGGCGAGGCCACCCGATCTTGCACCACGAAGGCGGCCTCGTTGATGGTCAGCATCAAGATGCGGTTGGTGACGAAGCCCGGGCTGTCGTTGACCACCACCGCATCTTTGCCGAGGGAGCGGAGCAGCGCCTCGGCCTCGGCGATCGTCTCCTTCGAAGTATGGTGCCCGACAATCACCTCCACCAGTTGCTTCAGCGGCACCGGGTTGAGCAAGTGCATGCCGATGA encodes:
- a CDS encoding HAD-IIIC family phosphatase, with amino-acid sequence MMRAEGKDVKCVVWDLDGTLWDGVLTESGAVALKPEIPSILRTLDERGILLSIASKNNFEDAATKLREEGLWHYFLYPEIHWGAKSESIARIRQNLNIGADSILFIDDDPFERGEVASTHAEVQCAPAETYGELVADRRLIPRFITSDSARRRQMYIEDDQRKRAEETFTGPNEGFLQSLGMRFAISHAGEHDLQRAVELTVRTNQLNATGKTYSYEELDAFRRSDRHALYMCELTDIYGSYGKIGLALVEKDETTWHLRLLLMSCRVMSRGVGTVLLGFIMREASHTGVRLLADFVPTDRNRAMLVAFKFNGFRETDTRDAKIHLGSTHILEADLSRAPPFPDYLVVTTPSS
- a CDS encoding 3-hydroxyacyl-CoA dehydrogenase NAD-binding domain-containing protein, yielding MSSGSTVLVVGAGTMGADLALDLASHGHSVILKDIDEGALVRAKARFAELWRLVNLMDRQRYAGRKLDDVLARIVMSTRYEHASEVRFVIENIVENVESKQRVYRELGPLLSPETVYAVNSSCISITKVGSWMPRPDRVIGMHLLNPVPLKQLVEVIVGHHTSKETIAEAEALLRSLGKDAVVVNDSPGFVTNRILMLTINEAAFVVQDRVASPDKVDRIFTDGFGHKMGPLATGDLIGLDTILHSLEVLYQSYCDPKFRPCPLLVKMVDAGLLGRKSGKGFFDYAETP